Proteins encoded in a region of the Candidatus Flexicrinis proximus genome:
- a CDS encoding Rieske 2Fe-2S domain-containing protein, whose translation MPHSSIPAGRFHVSHTPEGGLVALYGVCTHLGRLPEWEPVAVRFACPCHGSQYEVDGRWITGPAPRPRPLPADHHTDRRQHPYQRRRRLAYRYHRYHP comes from the coding sequence ATGCCCCACTCCAGCATCCCCGCCGGCCGTTTCCATGTCTCGCATACGCCCGAAGGTGGCCTTGTCGCGCTCTACGGCGTCTGCACCCATCTTGGTCGCTTGCCAGAGTGGGAACCGGTCGCGGTTCGGTTTGCCTGCCCGTGTCACGGCTCGCAGTACGAAGTCGACGGCCGCTGGATCACCGGTCCGGCCCCGCGGCCTCGACCGCTTCCCGCTGACCATCACACTGACCGACGGCAGCACCCGTACCAACGGCGTCGACGGCTGGCCTATCGATATCACCGATATCACCCTTGA